Genomic DNA from Candidatus Thermoplasmatota archaeon:
TCTTGGTGATCTCGGGTTCGTTCCTGTAGTTCAGGAACCCGCAACTGAGCAGACAGTTGCGCAGGTCGTTGAAGCTCGGCAGCTCGTCAGCGCTCACCGACCTGTCGAGAGGTTTCTTCGTGGTCCTGGCCCAATCGAATGCGTCCGGTCGGACTATCTTTGTCAGCTCGGGCTTCTCCATGTCGAGCGTGAACAGCTCGATCTCGTAGAAAGGATAAGAGACATGGATGTACCTTGATTCGCTCCGATAGATGGCGTTAGTGAGGACCTGGAGCTCGTTTCTCGATATCACGAGCTCATTCACTTCCACACCTCCTCTTTGAGGTCGACGAAGTGCTGGAGATGGAAGGGTATCATCGGGTATGGGTTGGCCGCGTTGCGCATGTCCTCGAGGAAAAGGTAGAAGACATGGTCGACCTGCTTCTGCCACGCGGAGAGCAGGGCGGAGGATATGATGGCCTTCCGGCCCGGCGTGATATCGATGGCGACTTCGTTCCCGGCGGTCCTCTCCTCGTCCATTACTCCTGTGATCTTCTTTCCAGAGGATGCGAAATCGCCCTCATCAATCTCTTTCAGAATGGGTTCAACCCTCTTCCCGTAGGAGTCAGTGAGCGTCGTTATCCAGTTGGCCAGCGTTCTAGCGTCTCCTTCCCGGCCGCGAGTGACGAACAGGTAGATTCTGTCGGGGGCGTAACCTTTGCAGCAGATAGCCGCCCAGAGGCTGTTCAGAACGGGCCATCTGCTGATGCCCGTCATCGTGATGTATACTTTCTGAGCCATTCCAGCGAGTGTAACGGCTAGCTCGATGATATAACCCTCGCGAATTGTTCTGGCTTCTCTTGTGTATTTGTCGAGCTCGAGGATCCGCCATTCAAAGTGATGACAAGCTCGGTTTCCGGTGGAACTGCGCAAGGGTGAATTCGGGAAAAAGGAGGTAAACGCATCCTCATTGTCCCGGCACTGGCGGACCGATTTCCATGATGCATCAAAGCAAGTCGTCCGTATTCCGTCTTCGATTTGTCACCCAGTAGCTAGACTTGACGGTACTAGATTCTTTGATAGCATGTTACAAATACCACCATGTTGTTTCGTGACACGGGGGTAAAAGCTTGAAAAAGATTTGGATAGTTGTAGCGGGAGTGCTAGCTTTGGGAACGGCTGCTGCGTTGGCAGTCTTGGGTGTGGCACCAAATGGCGGACACGCATGGCTCCAACCGATACAGCATGTAGTAAGCTCGACTGTGGACGGCATCATCCGTCAGAACGGCGGACATGCCTGGCTGTAAGCACTTCGAAGCGCCTGATCCGGACGATGTTTGGGAAACGTCGTCCACCTAAACCCTAGCAAACTCATTGAACGCGAACCATAGATAGCTGGAGTCATCGTACTAGATAGCTGCGAGCCTAGCATCAACTTCTCGGGAACGTTCGGGATTCCCGATGTTCATGTACACTGAAGAGGACTTCTTCAGTAGTTTCTTGGCAAGCCTTGGATTGGTGAGAGTGCTGATCAAGCCCATTCCGTACTCGTAGCAGCACGCGGCAAACGTATCATCAACTCCTGAGGCTTTCGCCGCTCTGACGCTCTTCTCGAACCAATCAAATGCTGTCTGGAGGTTCTTGTTTCGCAGCTCAATGGTGCCATAGTTGCGATACGCCAATGCAAGCATGTTCAGATTGTGCGGTTCCTTGAATATCCCCACCGCCTCATCGGTCAAAGTCAAGGATCTACCGGTATCACCCATTCTGGCGCGGCAGTAGCCTGCATCCACTAGCGCAATTCCCAGGACTTCTCTGCTTCCCATCGCCCTTGAGTTTTCGATAGTCCTCTCGAAGAGCTCGTCTGCCTCCTGGAACCTCTCTCTAGATATGTACAAGACTCCGAGGTTTATCGCGATTCTTGATGCGCTAGACATGTCGCCGGCTTGGAGGAAGTACTCGAAGGCGCCCTTGCTTGCCTTCTCGGAATCCTCGAACTTCCCTTCAAGGTCGAATATTATTGCCAGATTCGCTTCCGCCTTGGCGGCCAAGGCCGTATCATTGATAGCCCTCGCCATCGAAAGGCTGCTCTCGAAGCATCGAATTGCAGATGAAT
This window encodes:
- a CDS encoding tetratricopeptide repeat protein, which translates into the protein DSALVNCFELRKLAWKSKDTESLAFSLFRQGQVEVSQNKWDEALESYLDAIEKYMELGDRTGVATINKAMGVIYGSKGDHSSAIRCFESSLSMARAINDTALAAKAEANLAIIFDLEGKFEDSEKASKGAFEYFLQAGDMSSASRIAINLGVLYISRERFQEADELFERTIENSRAMGSREVLGIALVDAGYCRARMGDTGRSLTLTDEAVGIFKEPHNLNMLALAYRNYGTIELRNKNLQTAFDWFEKSVRAAKASGVDDTFAACCYEYGMGLISTLTNPRLAKKLLKKSSSVYMNIGNPERSREVDARLAAI